A stretch of the Coprobacillus cateniformis genome encodes the following:
- a CDS encoding manganese efflux pump MntP family protein encodes MGFIEIVIIGVGLAMDAFAVSVCKGLSTRKLEWKHALICGGYFGAFQGLMPLIGYILGVQFKNKIENIDHWIAFILLGLIGINMIKEAFSEEEENCVPDFSFKAMLPLAVATSIDALAIGVTFAFLNVNIVYAVIVIAVTTLIISMTGVKIGHVFGSKYKSKAEITGGVILILMGLKILLEHLGLLIL; translated from the coding sequence ATGGGATTTATTGAGATCGTCATTATTGGCGTAGGACTAGCAATGGATGCATTTGCAGTGAGTGTTTGTAAAGGATTATCAACAAGAAAATTAGAATGGAAACATGCTTTGATTTGTGGTGGATATTTTGGTGCTTTCCAAGGTCTCATGCCATTAATTGGTTATATTTTAGGAGTCCAATTTAAAAATAAGATTGAAAATATTGATCACTGGATAGCATTTATTTTATTAGGTTTAATAGGTATTAATATGATAAAAGAAGCTTTTAGTGAGGAAGAGGAAAACTGTGTTCCTGATTTTTCATTCAAGGCTATGTTGCCTTTAGCAGTTGCAACCTCAATAGATGCTTTAGCTATTGGAGTGACATTTGCATTTTTAAATGTCAATATTGTTTATGCAGTCATAGTTATTGCTGTGACAACGTTAATTATATCTATGACTGGAGTCAAGATTGGTCATGTATTTGGTTCTAAATATAAATCTAAAGCTGAAATCACTGGTGGTGTTATTCTTATCTTAATGGGTCTTAAAATTTTATTGGAACATTTAGGATTATTGATTCTTTAA